A DNA window from Comamonas sp. 26 contains the following coding sequences:
- a CDS encoding MFS transporter has product MAAIPEFILPSPSPSPESVPNAPSATPLRDPAFLSFVLARMLTMFAQQMQAVVVAWQVYDITREPLSLAYVGLAQFLPMMCLLIPAGDLSDRMSRKRLLTISWLLASVCSCLLWLLSQSGTQDVNWIYAVLVLFGCSRAFSGPALQSLLPQIVAREQLAKALATNSMLMRISAIAAPVLGGLLYALGGGVLTYAVCGISLILGAALLSQVPVRFANLKAPSADDQSTMWQRFAEGLHFMRTRPIILGTISLDLFAVLLGGVIALLPVYAHEVLKVGPQGLGLLRSSMAAGEVCMGLWLASRPINRSVGKVMFAAVAVFGLANLVFSLSHWFVLSMLALAVAGAADMVSVYIRGALVQFSTPDHMRGRVNAVNMLFIGSSNELGEFRAGSSASWFGVMPAAILGSLCTLGVVGAWMTLFKPLRDVDKLEDAARVGTGKES; this is encoded by the coding sequence CTGGCCGCCATTCCGGAATTCATCTTGCCAAGTCCCTCGCCTTCCCCTGAATCTGTGCCTAATGCACCCAGTGCTACACCACTACGCGACCCCGCTTTTCTGAGTTTTGTACTGGCGCGCATGCTGACCATGTTTGCGCAGCAGATGCAGGCCGTCGTAGTGGCCTGGCAGGTTTATGACATCACGCGCGAGCCGCTGTCGCTGGCCTATGTGGGGCTGGCGCAGTTCCTGCCCATGATGTGTTTGCTGATACCGGCTGGCGACCTCAGCGACCGCATGAGCCGCAAGCGCCTGCTGACCATCAGCTGGCTGCTGGCTTCGGTCTGCTCGTGCCTGCTATGGCTGCTGTCCCAGAGCGGCACGCAGGATGTGAACTGGATTTACGCGGTGCTGGTGCTGTTCGGCTGCAGCCGCGCCTTCAGCGGCCCGGCGCTGCAAAGCCTGCTGCCGCAAATCGTGGCCCGCGAGCAGCTGGCCAAGGCGCTGGCGACCAACAGCATGCTGATGCGCATTTCAGCCATCGCCGCACCGGTGTTGGGCGGCCTGCTTTATGCGCTGGGCGGCGGTGTATTGACCTATGCGGTCTGCGGTATCAGCCTGATTCTGGGTGCTGCTTTGCTGAGCCAGGTGCCCGTGCGCTTTGCCAACCTCAAAGCGCCCAGCGCTGATGACCAGAGCACCATGTGGCAGCGCTTTGCCGAAGGGCTGCACTTTATGCGCACAAGGCCCATCATTCTGGGCACCATCTCGCTGGACCTTTTTGCCGTACTGCTGGGCGGTGTGATTGCGCTGCTGCCCGTTTATGCGCATGAGGTGCTCAAGGTCGGCCCGCAAGGGCTGGGCCTGCTGCGTTCATCCATGGCCGCGGGCGAGGTGTGCATGGGTCTGTGGCTGGCTTCGCGCCCCATCAACCGCAGCGTGGGCAAGGTGATGTTTGCGGCCGTGGCCGTGTTCGGTCTGGCCAATCTGGTGTTTTCTCTTTCGCACTGGTTTGTGCTGTCCATGCTGGCGCTGGCCGTGGCCGGTGCGGCCGATATGGTCAGCGTCTATATCCGCGGCGCGCTGGTGCAGTTTTCCACGCCAGACCATATGCGTGGCCGCGTGAATGCGGTGAACATGCTGTTCATCGGCTCATCCAACGAGCTAGGCGAGTTCCGTGCGGGCAGCAGCGCATCGTGGTTTGGCGTGATGCCTGCCGCCATTCTGGGCAGCCTGTGCACGCTGGGCGTGGTGGGTGCGTGGATGACACTGTTCAAGCCCCTGCGGGATGTGGACAAGCTGGAAGATGCAGCGCGCGTGGGCACCGGCAAGGAATCCTGA
- a CDS encoding META and DUF4377 domain-containing protein: MKFRWTWCLPLVASMTLAACGTTSGGGVSKPGPNGPAGDASSLTAYHWKLQQAFTPAGAEDQSWFLSGNQAPIELEFADQRVMVKNLCNVISAGYSVEGQRLNVQRSVSTLRACNDSQLMMLEQKVARILPTSKQWNVQLGGSTQEQPRLTVQFIDGTRWQLSGKPTPQTQYGSAPERIFLEVAPERKACSHGVIKDYQCLQVREIRYGENGVKTYTGPWENFYSEIEGYKHEAGVSNVLRINRFKRQNVPADASSYAYVLDMVVSSSIADKRK, encoded by the coding sequence ATGAAATTTCGCTGGACCTGGTGCCTCCCTCTAGTTGCCTCCATGACGCTGGCCGCCTGCGGCACGACTAGCGGTGGTGGCGTCAGCAAGCCTGGCCCCAACGGCCCTGCTGGCGATGCCTCATCTCTGACGGCTTACCACTGGAAGCTGCAACAAGCTTTCACTCCCGCTGGTGCCGAAGACCAGAGCTGGTTTCTGAGCGGCAACCAGGCGCCTATCGAGCTGGAATTTGCCGACCAGCGCGTCATGGTCAAAAACCTGTGCAATGTCATCTCTGCAGGCTATAGCGTTGAAGGCCAGCGCCTGAACGTGCAACGCAGCGTCAGCACACTGCGTGCCTGCAACGACAGCCAGCTCATGATGCTGGAGCAAAAAGTCGCCCGCATCCTGCCCACGAGCAAGCAGTGGAATGTGCAATTGGGTGGAAGCACGCAAGAGCAGCCCCGCCTGACTGTTCAGTTCATCGACGGCACACGCTGGCAGCTCAGCGGCAAGCCCACCCCCCAGACGCAGTACGGCAGCGCGCCCGAACGCATCTTTCTGGAAGTGGCACCCGAGCGCAAAGCCTGCAGCCATGGTGTGATTAAGGATTACCAATGCCTGCAAGTGCGTGAAATCCGCTATGGCGAAAACGGCGTCAAGACCTATACCGGCCCATGGGAAAATTTCTACAGCGAAATTGAAGGCTACAAGCACGAAGCAGGCGTGAGCAACGTGCTGCGCATCAACCGCTTCAAGCGTCAGAACGTGCCTGCCGATGCATCCAGCTATGCCTATGTGCTGGACATGGTGGTCTCTTCCTCCATTGCCGACAAGCGCAAATAA
- a CDS encoding DUF2242 domain-containing protein — MLVGLLSACGTSQTVHEPLQETFDSSSTFSRGFDATPAQTCEAARRALLSQGYIATARTQELIEGRKNFQPNVETNLEINFRVVCVPQTSDGQVSLGFATALQDRYTLKKSANSASVGVSALGSLSLPFSSSTDSLVKIGSETISRRSFYDSFFELLESYLKQDKETP; from the coding sequence TTGCTGGTCGGTCTTTTGAGCGCTTGCGGCACCTCCCAAACGGTGCATGAGCCGCTGCAAGAGACTTTTGATTCAAGCTCCACGTTCTCTCGCGGTTTTGATGCGACGCCTGCGCAGACCTGCGAGGCGGCGCGTCGGGCATTGCTGAGCCAAGGCTATATTGCTACGGCCAGGACTCAGGAGCTGATTGAGGGGCGCAAAAACTTCCAGCCGAATGTCGAGACGAATCTGGAAATCAACTTCCGTGTGGTCTGTGTGCCGCAGACCAGCGATGGTCAGGTCAGTTTGGGTTTTGCCACGGCATTGCAAGATCGGTACACACTCAAGAAAAGCGCCAACTCGGCCAGTGTGGGTGTGAGTGCGCTGGGCTCGCTGTCTCTGCCGTTTTCTTCCAGCACGGACTCGCTGGTCAAGATTGGCAGCGAGACCATTTCCAGGCGCAGCTTTTACGACAGCTTTTTTGAGCTGCTGGAAAGCTATCTCAAGCAGGACAAAGAAACGCCTTGA
- a CDS encoding peptidoglycan DD-metalloendopeptidase family protein, producing the protein MNMNTALERRRLLQWMGLTAGIASAPAWAAKAAQSDRVWPQDSRVPGGVARLSLGPASTRPKFSYNDAPALVLGDMIEWTALIGIPLATAPGEYTLPVEMDGQLRDKRLSVQDKKYVEQRLKVSPKTVDLSPEDNTRYEREAAHLKTVMTSLSQPLPMAASLQMQVPVPGRRSSSFGLRRIFNGQARNPHSGMDIAAPTGTPVKAPLPGKVIDVGDYFFNGGTVWLDHGGGLLSMYCHLSQVNCKVGDMLQTGDPFCKVGATGRVTGPHLHWSVMLNRAMVDPALFI; encoded by the coding sequence ATGAACATGAATACAGCTCTTGAACGCCGCCGCCTGCTGCAATGGATGGGCCTGACAGCAGGCATTGCCAGCGCCCCCGCATGGGCTGCCAAAGCCGCGCAAAGCGACAGGGTCTGGCCACAAGACAGCCGCGTGCCCGGCGGCGTTGCCCGCCTTTCGCTAGGCCCTGCATCGACCCGCCCCAAGTTCAGCTACAACGATGCGCCCGCGCTGGTACTTGGCGACATGATTGAGTGGACGGCGCTGATCGGCATTCCTCTGGCAACCGCACCCGGCGAATACACCCTGCCCGTGGAAATGGACGGCCAGTTGCGCGACAAGCGCCTCTCGGTGCAAGACAAGAAATATGTGGAGCAGCGCCTCAAGGTCTCTCCTAAGACCGTGGACCTATCTCCCGAAGACAACACCCGCTATGAACGCGAGGCAGCCCATCTCAAGACGGTGATGACCAGCCTGAGCCAGCCGCTGCCCATGGCTGCCAGCCTGCAAATGCAAGTGCCTGTGCCCGGCCGCCGCTCCAGCAGCTTTGGCCTGCGCCGCATCTTCAATGGCCAGGCCCGCAATCCGCACAGCGGCATGGACATTGCTGCACCTACGGGCACGCCGGTGAAGGCTCCGCTGCCCGGCAAAGTCATTGATGTGGGCGATTATTTCTTCAACGGCGGCACGGTCTGGCTGGACCATGGCGGCGGCCTGCTCAGCATGTACTGCCACCTGAGTCAGGTGAACTGCAAGGTCGGCGACATGCTGCAAACGGGCGACCCATTCTGCAAGGTCGGCGCTACAGGCCGCGTGACCGGCCCCCACCTGCACTGGAGCGTGATGCTGAACCGTGCCATGGTGGACCCGGCTCTGTTTATTTAA
- a CDS encoding YdgA family protein, with the protein MNKKAGIGIAAAVAVVVAGALGTSYYMGGQLQQRFTEGLAKGSDYGVKVQITSYERGAFSSTAKTIWTLENDNEPTQFTAEHTISHGPLPLGHAAEIHTRFNLPDDVEPALKTALNGRSPLEVATKVGWGRSSSSVMTSPAVTAKVNDSDMTWGGMKIDWDMPANLKGAKGTGHFAGLEFKDAEGSATMDKAEIRFDIKQPEGQKFWTGPFAMNIAKFATSKIEDGKTSASHFEGISMDSDTLLKGDVVEMTLKSGIKNAKLEDKQANDLVLDMAFNNVDAGWINQAMEMSKRMQAQRAEGEEATDDEDEMSGDDLREKMLKSLTQALARQPSIEIKRLSMRTPEGVSEFSAAVKYMGDGEKMGNLLKDLKVSVKADIPKPLVESLIQSRKRASLIANLDDENDYKPEEIDSTAKLQTQGSLELLTKEGIFEDQDGKIRTEIVFAQGEIQANGKPLSQEGTAMLMTEAME; encoded by the coding sequence ATGAACAAGAAAGCAGGCATCGGTATTGCCGCGGCGGTGGCCGTGGTCGTCGCAGGCGCTCTGGGCACCAGTTATTACATGGGCGGCCAACTGCAGCAAAGATTTACTGAAGGCCTTGCCAAGGGCAGCGACTACGGCGTCAAGGTTCAGATCACCAGCTACGAGCGCGGAGCATTCTCCTCCACCGCCAAGACCATCTGGACGCTGGAAAATGACAATGAACCCACGCAATTCACTGCCGAGCACACAATCAGCCACGGTCCTTTGCCTCTGGGCCATGCTGCCGAAATTCATACTCGCTTCAATCTTCCCGATGATGTGGAACCCGCGCTGAAGACTGCGCTCAATGGTCGCTCGCCGCTAGAGGTCGCCACCAAAGTTGGCTGGGGCCGCAGCAGCTCCAGCGTCATGACTTCGCCCGCCGTAACAGCCAAGGTCAATGACAGCGATATGACCTGGGGCGGCATGAAGATCGACTGGGACATGCCCGCCAACCTGAAGGGCGCCAAAGGCACAGGGCATTTTGCAGGCCTGGAATTCAAGGATGCCGAAGGCAGCGCAACGATGGACAAGGCCGAGATTCGCTTTGACATCAAGCAGCCCGAAGGCCAGAAATTCTGGACCGGCCCGTTTGCCATGAATATTGCCAAATTTGCGACCAGCAAGATTGAAGACGGCAAGACCTCGGCCAGCCACTTCGAAGGCATCAGCATGGACTCGGACACCCTGCTCAAGGGTGATGTGGTTGAGATGACACTCAAGTCAGGCATCAAAAACGCCAAGCTGGAAGACAAGCAGGCCAACGATCTGGTGCTGGATATGGCCTTTAACAATGTCGATGCGGGCTGGATCAACCAGGCCATGGAGATGAGCAAGCGCATGCAAGCTCAACGCGCCGAGGGCGAAGAAGCAACGGACGATGAAGACGAAATGTCCGGCGATGACTTGCGCGAAAAAATGCTCAAATCGCTGACACAGGCTCTGGCGCGCCAGCCGTCGATTGAAATCAAGCGCCTGTCCATGCGCACACCCGAAGGCGTGAGCGAGTTTTCTGCAGCCGTTAAATATATGGGTGATGGCGAAAAAATGGGCAATCTGCTCAAGGACCTGAAGGTCAGCGTCAAGGCCGATATACCCAAGCCCCTGGTGGAAAGCCTGATCCAGTCGCGCAAGCGCGCCAGCCTGATCGCCAATCTGGACGATGAAAACGATTACAAGCCCGAAGAGATTGACTCCACAGCCAAGCTTCAGACTCAGGGCAGCCTGGAATTGCTCACGAAGGAAGGTATTTTTGAAGACCAGGACGGAAAAATTCGCACCGAAATTGTCTTTGCCCAGGGTGAAATTCAGGCCAATGGCAAGCCTCTGAGCCAGGAAGGCACGGCCATGCTGATGACCGAGGCCATGGAGTAA
- a CDS encoding glutamine--tRNA ligase/YqeY domain fusion protein: protein MSSVDASKSTNAAPEAVKPTNFLRQIIESDLDKGTYATRHWGGTPGDAQHHQSGQVDQAKIRTRFPPEPNGYLHIGHAKAICLNFGLARDYGGVCHLRFDDTNPEKEEQEYVDSIIDAVKWLGFDWKDASGNDNLYFASNYFDFMHRCAVYLIEQGLAYVDEQSADDMKANRGDFTRPGVNSPFRDRSVAENLQRFADMKAGLLADGAAVLRAKIDMAAPNINLRDPAIYRVRHAEHHNTGNQWCIYPMYTFAHPIEDALEHITHSICTLEFEDQRPFYNWLLDHLREGGLIDSPQPRQYEFSRLNLTYVITSKRKLKHLVDNNLVTGWDDPRMPTVVGLRRRGYTPASIRNFCERIGVTKDYAWIDYGTLDGCLREDLENKAHRAMVVLDPVKLELSNWAEVFGSADYLEPCTLPALPHPAEGEPVTERHFSIGREVWIEREDFVEEPPKGYKRLFPGNKVRLKGGYVIECTGCEKDADGHITKVLATVVPDTKSGTPGADSVKVKAAITWVGVSDGLQAEVRLYDRLFTDAQPDAGGKDFLALLNPDSLKVVTAYVEPSLKSAQPDDKFQFERFGYFVADRKDHSAEKPVFNKITGLKDSWGK, encoded by the coding sequence ATGAGCTCTGTTGACGCCTCCAAATCCACCAACGCCGCCCCTGAGGCGGTCAAGCCCACCAACTTTCTGCGCCAGATCATTGAATCCGATCTGGACAAAGGCACCTATGCCACCCGCCACTGGGGCGGTACGCCCGGTGATGCCCAGCACCACCAGAGCGGTCAGGTCGATCAGGCCAAGATCCGTACCCGCTTCCCCCCTGAGCCCAATGGTTATCTGCACATTGGTCATGCCAAGGCCATCTGCCTGAACTTTGGTCTGGCCCGCGACTACGGCGGCGTCTGCCACCTGCGCTTTGACGACACCAACCCTGAAAAGGAAGAGCAGGAATATGTAGACAGCATCATCGATGCCGTCAAATGGCTGGGCTTTGACTGGAAAGATGCCAGCGGCAACGACAACCTATACTTCGCCAGCAACTACTTCGACTTCATGCACCGCTGTGCGGTCTACCTGATCGAGCAAGGCCTGGCTTACGTGGACGAGCAGTCTGCCGACGACATGAAGGCCAACCGCGGCGACTTCACCCGTCCTGGCGTCAACAGCCCCTTCCGCGATCGCAGCGTGGCAGAAAACCTGCAGCGCTTTGCCGACATGAAGGCCGGCCTGCTGGCCGATGGCGCTGCCGTGCTGCGCGCCAAGATCGACATGGCTGCGCCCAACATCAACCTGCGTGACCCCGCTATCTACCGCGTGCGCCATGCAGAGCACCACAACACCGGCAACCAGTGGTGCATCTACCCGATGTATACCTTCGCGCACCCTATTGAGGACGCGCTGGAGCACATCACCCACTCCATCTGCACGCTGGAGTTTGAGGATCAGCGCCCCTTCTACAACTGGCTGCTCGACCACCTGCGTGAAGGCGGCCTGATTGACTCGCCACAGCCACGCCAGTACGAGTTCTCGCGCCTGAACCTGACTTATGTGATCACCAGCAAGCGCAAGCTCAAGCATCTGGTGGACAACAACTTGGTCACGGGCTGGGATGACCCCCGCATGCCCACCGTGGTCGGCCTGCGCCGCCGTGGCTACACGCCCGCATCCATCCGCAACTTCTGCGAACGCATTGGCGTGACCAAGGACTACGCCTGGATCGACTACGGCACTCTGGACGGCTGCCTGCGAGAAGACCTGGAAAACAAGGCCCACCGCGCCATGGTCGTGCTGGACCCGGTCAAGCTCGAACTCAGCAACTGGGCCGAAGTGTTTGGCAGCGCCGACTATCTGGAGCCTTGCACCCTGCCTGCCCTGCCACACCCCGCTGAAGGCGAGCCTGTGACCGAGCGCCACTTCAGCATCGGCCGTGAAGTGTGGATTGAGCGCGAAGACTTTGTCGAAGAACCACCCAAGGGCTACAAGCGCCTGTTCCCCGGCAACAAGGTACGCCTTAAGGGCGGCTATGTGATCGAGTGCACCGGCTGCGAAAAAGACGCCGACGGCCACATCACCAAGGTGCTGGCCACCGTGGTGCCCGACACCAAAAGTGGCACGCCCGGTGCGGACAGCGTCAAGGTCAAAGCCGCCATCACCTGGGTGGGCGTGAGCGACGGCCTGCAAGCCGAAGTGCGCCTGTATGACCGCCTGTTCACCGACGCCCAGCCTGATGCGGGCGGCAAGGACTTCCTCGCATTGCTGAACCCCGACAGCCTGAAGGTGGTGACGGCCTATGTGGAGCCTTCGCTCAAGAGCGCCCAGCCCGATGACAAGTTCCAGTTCGAGCGCTTTGGCTACTTTGTGGCTGACCGCAAGGACCACAGCGCTGAAAAGCCCGTGTTCAACAAGATCACCGGTCTCAAGGACAGCTGGGGCAAGTAA
- the aroQ gene encoding type II 3-dehydroquinate dehydratase, with product MKTVYVLNGPNLNLLGMREPAIYGSATLDDVKKLCEVACQRHGLALEFRQTNHEGELVDWVHEAGRLQAKGELAAVIMNAGAYTHTSVAILDAVKGTAVPLVELHISNVHARESFRHHSYLSAAARAVMCGFGVAGYGLAIDAVAQW from the coding sequence GTGAAAACCGTTTACGTCCTCAATGGCCCCAATCTGAACCTGCTGGGCATGCGCGAGCCTGCTATTTATGGCTCGGCCACGCTCGATGATGTCAAAAAGCTCTGCGAAGTCGCTTGCCAGCGCCACGGCCTGGCGCTGGAATTCCGTCAGACCAACCATGAAGGTGAGCTGGTGGACTGGGTGCATGAGGCCGGACGCCTGCAGGCCAAGGGTGAGCTGGCGGCTGTCATCATGAATGCCGGTGCCTATACGCACACCAGCGTGGCGATTCTGGATGCAGTCAAGGGCACGGCCGTGCCGCTGGTGGAGCTGCACATCAGCAATGTCCATGCGCGTGAGAGCTTTCGCCACCACTCCTACCTGTCTGCCGCCGCCCGTGCGGTGATGTGCGGCTTTGGCGTGGCGGGCTATGGCCTGGCCATTGATGCGGTGGCGCAGTGGTAA
- a CDS encoding alpha/beta fold hydrolase, which translates to MLQLQARSRRVVTPLSAEEGRGQMVWHGWQPPAGVAQRGLPLVMLHGGSGSWTHWLRVIEPLTAAGYSLWLADLPGFGESDGVPGGMDVDTMLEPLAYGIKHLLGNESTGASAGPVCDLVGFSFGGMAAGLLAAACPELAQRLVMVGAPGMGMTEGRTVRLKGWRHLPGLEAQMQAHHHNIAELMLHDVALIDDETLALHALNVARDRLPRRRLSRTDALAQALTRVQVPVAAIYGRYDPLYVGRLPELHALMQRQCAGPLNWQVMEEAGHWAQHESPAEFCAALQQALP; encoded by the coding sequence ATGCTGCAGTTGCAGGCCCGCTCTCGGCGCGTGGTGACCCCACTCAGCGCAGAAGAGGGTCGCGGCCAGATGGTCTGGCATGGCTGGCAACCCCCTGCGGGCGTGGCGCAACGCGGCCTGCCCTTGGTGATGCTGCATGGAGGTAGCGGCAGTTGGACCCACTGGCTGCGCGTGATCGAACCCCTGACTGCCGCCGGTTACAGCCTGTGGCTGGCCGATCTGCCCGGTTTTGGTGAGTCCGACGGCGTGCCCGGTGGCATGGATGTGGACACCATGCTGGAGCCGCTGGCTTATGGAATCAAGCATTTGTTGGGTAATGAAAGTACTGGTGCAAGCGCAGGTCCAGTCTGTGATTTGGTGGGCTTTTCCTTTGGCGGCATGGCGGCAGGCTTACTGGCCGCTGCCTGCCCAGAGTTGGCGCAGCGCCTTGTGATGGTGGGCGCGCCGGGTATGGGTATGACTGAGGGGCGTACTGTGCGCCTCAAAGGCTGGCGCCATCTGCCCGGGCTTGAAGCGCAGATGCAGGCGCATCACCACAATATTGCCGAGCTGATGCTGCATGACGTAGCGCTGATTGACGACGAGACACTGGCACTGCATGCGCTCAATGTGGCGCGTGATCGCTTGCCGCGCAGACGCCTGTCGCGCACTGATGCGCTGGCACAGGCGCTGACCCGCGTGCAAGTACCCGTGGCTGCCATTTATGGCCGGTATGACCCGCTTTACGTCGGTCGTCTGCCTGAATTGCACGCGCTGATGCAGCGCCAATGCGCAGGCCCGCTGAACTGGCAGGTGATGGAAGAGGCAGGCCATTGGGCGCAGCATGAGAGTCCTGCGGAATTTTGCGCTGCGTTGCAGCAGGCTTTGCCATGA
- the arfB gene encoding alternative ribosome rescue aminoacyl-tRNA hydrolase ArfB — translation MTGAAAFVLTETDVQWTAVRSQGPGGQNVNKVASAVHLRFDIRGSRLPEDVQQRLLALGDSRITTEGVLVIKAQKYRTQEHNLWDALERLNALVATVARPPRPRKATKPTWGSQQRRLQGKSVRSGIKALRGRVQD, via the coding sequence ATGACCGGCGCCGCAGCCTTTGTGCTGACGGAAACCGATGTGCAGTGGACCGCTGTGCGCTCCCAAGGGCCGGGTGGTCAGAACGTGAACAAAGTGGCCAGCGCCGTGCACCTGCGCTTTGACATTCGCGGCTCGCGTTTGCCAGAAGATGTGCAGCAGCGCCTGCTGGCGCTGGGCGATTCGCGCATCACCACCGAAGGCGTGCTGGTTATCAAGGCACAAAAGTACCGCACGCAAGAGCACAACCTGTGGGATGCGCTGGAGCGGCTCAATGCGCTGGTAGCTACCGTGGCAAGACCGCCGCGGCCGCGCAAGGCCACCAAGCCCACATGGGGCTCGCAGCAAAGGCGGCTGCAGGGGAAAAGCGTGCGCTCTGGCATCAAGGCGCTGCGTGGCCGGGTACAGGATTGA
- a CDS encoding alpha/beta hydrolase gives MTTLPLTYLERSAQPVAGQPAWLLVLMHGVGSNEQDLFGLAGYVPPQFHVISLRAPFAMGMGAYAWFQFTVDADGTRHINVPQEQQARTLVQQTIEQAAQQLDIPPERVVLGGFSQGGIMSLSQLLTQPQTLRAALIWHSRLLPEIASLHAPAAAFAGKSAWVSHGTYDNVIPLTSARAIRDRLAALPMQLTYHEYPGAHEIRPEELKASMQWLQDLTEPAQGPDADQ, from the coding sequence ATGACCACACTGCCTTTGACTTATCTGGAGCGGTCCGCTCAACCCGTCGCAGGTCAGCCCGCATGGTTGCTAGTGCTCATGCATGGTGTGGGCAGCAATGAGCAAGACCTGTTCGGTCTCGCTGGCTATGTGCCGCCGCAGTTTCATGTCATCAGCCTGCGCGCGCCATTTGCCATGGGTATGGGGGCGTATGCCTGGTTTCAGTTCACCGTGGATGCCGATGGCACGCGCCACATCAACGTGCCTCAGGAGCAGCAGGCGCGCACGCTTGTGCAGCAGACGATTGAGCAGGCGGCGCAGCAGCTCGATATTCCGCCCGAGCGTGTGGTGCTGGGCGGCTTTAGCCAAGGCGGCATCATGAGTCTGAGCCAGCTGCTGACCCAGCCGCAGACACTGCGCGCCGCATTGATCTGGCACAGTCGCCTGTTGCCCGAGATTGCATCGCTGCATGCTCCCGCCGCTGCGTTTGCGGGCAAGTCAGCTTGGGTGAGCCACGGCACTTACGACAATGTGATTCCACTGACCAGTGCTCGTGCCATTCGGGACAGGCTGGCTGCCTTGCCCATGCAGCTGACGTATCACGAATACCCGGGTGCGCATGAAATTCGCCCGGAAGAACTCAAGGCCAGCATGCAGTGGCTGCAGGATTTGACAGAGCCTGCGCAAGGCCCAGACGCTGATCAATGA
- a CDS encoding multidrug efflux SMR transporter, with protein MTNYLYLGLAIICEVIATSFLAKSDGFTKLMPTGVALVGYAISFYLLSMTLRTVPTGVAYAIWSGVGIVLVSAVAYFWQGQKLDAPALAGMAMIVGGVLVINIFSKTAGH; from the coding sequence ATGACAAATTACCTGTATCTGGGCCTGGCCATCATCTGCGAGGTGATTGCCACCTCGTTTCTCGCCAAGTCGGACGGCTTCACCAAACTAATGCCCACGGGCGTGGCGCTGGTCGGCTATGCCATCTCGTTTTACCTGCTGTCGATGACGTTGCGCACCGTACCCACGGGCGTGGCCTATGCCATCTGGTCCGGCGTGGGCATTGTGCTGGTATCGGCCGTGGCCTATTTCTGGCAAGGCCAGAAGCTGGATGCCCCCGCCCTGGCTGGCATGGCCATGATTGTGGGCGGTGTGCTGGTGATCAATATCTTTTCAAAAACCGCCGGTCATTGA
- the map gene encoding type I methionyl aminopeptidase produces MKRGKQKMVPIHDASDIFLSRKAGGLAAQVLAMLTPHVQAGVSTDQLDKICHDYIVDELKCTPTNVGYHGFPKTVCTSVNHVICHGIPDAKQILKEGDIINVDVAVTTPEGWIGDTSRMYYVGQPSNLAKRLVNTTYEALVAGIHAVKPGAALGDVGHAIQTVAQRERFSIVREYCGHGIGKVYHDEPQVLHYGTPGQGLVLEPGMIFTIEPMLNAGKAATRELADGWTVITNDKSLSAQWEHMVVVTETGFDVLTPWPEGTGSYPAI; encoded by the coding sequence ATGAAGCGCGGCAAACAAAAAATGGTGCCGATTCACGACGCCTCCGACATTTTTCTCTCGCGCAAGGCCGGTGGCCTGGCCGCCCAGGTGCTGGCCATGCTCACGCCCCATGTGCAAGCCGGCGTCAGCACCGACCAGCTGGACAAAATCTGCCACGACTACATCGTCGATGAACTCAAGTGCACGCCCACCAATGTGGGCTACCACGGCTTTCCCAAGACCGTCTGCACCTCCGTCAACCATGTGATCTGCCACGGCATCCCGGATGCCAAGCAAATCCTCAAGGAAGGCGACATCATCAATGTCGACGTGGCCGTCACCACGCCCGAAGGCTGGATTGGTGACACCAGCCGCATGTACTACGTGGGCCAGCCCAGCAATCTGGCCAAGCGTCTGGTCAACACCACCTATGAAGCACTGGTCGCCGGCATTCACGCCGTCAAGCCCGGCGCCGCACTGGGTGATGTCGGCCACGCAATTCAAACCGTGGCGCAGCGCGAGCGCTTTTCCATCGTGCGTGAGTACTGCGGCCACGGCATCGGCAAGGTCTACCACGACGAGCCACAGGTGCTGCACTACGGCACACCCGGACAGGGTCTGGTGCTGGAGCCCGGCATGATCTTCACCATCGAGCCCATGCTCAACGCCGGCAAGGCCGCCACACGCGAGCTGGCGGACGGCTGGACGGTCATCACCAATGACAAATCGCTCTCCGCCCAGTGGGAACACATGGTGGTGGTGACGGAAACCGGCTTTGATGTGCTGACTCCCTGGCCCGAAGGCACAGGCAGCTACCCCGCGATCTAA